The Mycolicibacterium monacense genome contains the following window.
GGCGACCGCTGGCATTCTCTGGCGCGGTTGGCGATTCGCGACGACATCTACGGTTCGATACGGTCGTTGTGCTTCGACGTGCTGGCGGTCGGCGAACCCGACGAGAACGGCGAGGAGAAGATCGCCGAGTGGGAGATGACCAACGGGTCGCGGGTGGCGCGGGCGCGGCGCACGCTCGCCGAGATCTACGAGGACGGTGAACGGGACCTGGCGACCTTGTCGGTGGCGGCCCGTCAGATTCGCAGCATGACACGATCGAGTGGAACGGGGTCTTCCGGGTGACAGCAGGTTTCGTGGCGCCGGTGCACGTGCGGTGGTCCGACATCGACATGTACCAGCACATCAACCATGCCACGATGGTCACCATCCTCGAAGAGGCGCGCATCCCGTTTCTGCGTGAGCCGTTCGAGGCGCGGATCACCGACATCGGTCTGTTGATCGCCGACGTGCACATCACCTACAAGGGGCAGCTGCGCCTGATCGACTCGCCGTTGCAGGTGACGATGTGGTCCAAACGCGTTCGCGCGGTGGACTTCACGATCGGGTACGAGGTCCGCTCCATGGGCGCGCCTGCGGACTCCAAACCGTCGGTCATCGCCGAGACCCAGTTGGCCGCGGTGCACATCGAGGAGCAGCGGCTCGAACGGCTGACGCCCGAGCAGCGCACCTATCTGCAACGTTATCTGCGATGACCGGCCATGAGCGTGGGCTCTGGCTGACCGATCCCGGTCACCGCGACGATCTGGCCACCTTCGCCGAACGGGCGGTGCGGCTCGACGGCGCCGCTGTGGTGCGGTTGCGCGAACGGGCCGGCGGCGGCGTGGTCGCCTTCGTGGCAACGGGTTTCGACGTACTGGCCAGCCGGGTGGTCAGCGGACGGCTGCGCCCGAAGGACCTGTGCGCCGGCGCCGACGCCCTCGTGGCGGGGCTGGCGGGTATCGACGCGTCGGGGTTCGTCGACACCGGCTTCCCGATGGACTCGGCGTGGCGTGGTGCGGTGCCTTCCGAGACGGGCTTCACCCATCTCGACGACGTGCCGGCCCGGGTGATGCTCGATTTGGTGACGCAGGGTGGCGCGCTGGCGCGCCAGCACAGCGGCGCCCACGGTCCGCCGTCGTCGCTGCTCGATCAGGAGGTTATCGCGGTCAGCGGGGACGGTGAGAGCGTCGGTGTCCCGATGCGGTGCGTATTCGCGCTCACCGCAATGGGTTTCCTACCGCAGAGCAGCGCCGCGCTCGATGCCGGCGACATCGTGCGGATCCGCGTCTCGCCCACCTGGCTGCGGATCGACGCGCCGTTCGGTTCGGTGCTGCGACGGCGCGGCGACCCGGCGGTCGTGTTGCGTTAGACCACCCAGGCGGCCGTGTCGGGGGGTAGCCGCCGATCCTGGGTCGAG
Protein-coding sequences here:
- a CDS encoding acyl-CoA thioesterase; the encoded protein is MTAGFVAPVHVRWSDIDMYQHINHATMVTILEEARIPFLREPFEARITDIGLLIADVHITYKGQLRLIDSPLQVTMWSKRVRAVDFTIGYEVRSMGAPADSKPSVIAETQLAAVHIEEQRLERLTPEQRTYLQRYLR